GTTCGCGCGCTTCATGGGCACCGCGAGCTTCCTGATCTACATGACGCTCTTCGTGGTCGTCTGGGTGGGCTGGAACCTGTTCGCGCCCCCGGAGATGCGGTGGGACGACTACCCGTTCATCTTCCTGACCCTGATGCTCAGCCTGCAGGCGTCGTACGCCGCGCCGCTGATCCTGCTCGCGCAGAACCGGCAGGAGACCCGCGACAAGATCATCAACGAGCGCGACCGCCAGGCCAACGCCCGCGCGCACGCCGACATGGAGTACCTCGCTCGCGAGGTCGCCTCGTTGCGGATGTCGGTCGGCGAGATGGCCACCCGCGACTTCATGCG
This is a stretch of genomic DNA from Nocardioides sp. InS609-2. It encodes these proteins:
- a CDS encoding DUF1003 domain-containing protein; the protein is MSESRTPRRLDTPRDSRRTLVRRPSYDSDTFGIFAEQFARFMGTASFLIYMTLFVVVWVGWNLFAPPEMRWDDYPFIFLTLMLSLQASYAAPLILLAQNRQETRDKIINERDRQANARAHADMEYLAREVASLRMSVGEMATRDFMRSELRSLLNDLDERARAEPDAEADVTDS